One genomic region from Granulimonas faecalis encodes:
- a CDS encoding Fic family protein, producing MPYEELSKLFYKDGSPDRYRVNSEKARERLSAESTFRSGIVFNEDELFLAMPRELSVIIERVLRRERKASAAFKALPPIAQGAFTRSLIIDEVVCSNGIEGVRSTRRQVSDVLDEVKHGDSADGLKSKRFKEFAKLYLGLSEKTSVMPHSPEDIRGIYDLLMAGEDLDGNTPDGRLFRKDPVDIIDGRGRTAHSGVNPERRIIEMVESMLSLQENEEVPQICSAVMAHYVFEAVHPFYDGNGRTGRYLLALALSDPLSVSTALSLSRVIAENKESYYQAFKTVQHPMNHGELTFFVMRMLEYVLEAQANNIERLELRRGQMEGARSAARLAVGSDEVNEKGGDLLFMFAQVQLFGWTPEVLLTDAANYLSLSPQMARKHLKTLEEKGLIETLSQRPLKFQLSARGRGLMGLLEGE from the coding sequence ATGCCCTATGAAGAGCTATCGAAACTATTCTATAAAGATGGTTCTCCAGATAGGTATCGTGTGAACAGCGAGAAGGCGCGGGAAAGGCTGTCGGCTGAGTCGACCTTCCGCAGCGGGATCGTGTTCAATGAGGATGAGCTCTTCTTGGCGATGCCGCGTGAGCTTTCGGTAATTATCGAGCGGGTTCTTAGGCGTGAGCGTAAGGCCTCCGCTGCATTCAAGGCACTGCCTCCCATTGCCCAGGGTGCCTTCACTCGCAGCCTCATTATCGACGAGGTGGTGTGTTCAAACGGAATTGAAGGTGTTCGCAGCACGCGCAGGCAAGTGAGTGATGTTCTTGACGAGGTCAAGCATGGAGATTCCGCCGACGGGCTGAAGTCAAAACGTTTTAAGGAGTTTGCCAAGCTCTATCTCGGATTGAGCGAGAAGACGTCGGTGATGCCCCACTCGCCGGAGGACATACGGGGCATCTACGACCTATTGATGGCTGGCGAGGATCTTGACGGGAACACTCCGGATGGCCGCCTTTTCAGGAAAGATCCTGTGGACATTATCGATGGACGTGGAAGAACCGCGCATTCGGGCGTGAATCCAGAGCGGCGCATCATTGAGATGGTGGAATCCATGCTCTCCTTGCAGGAAAACGAGGAGGTTCCGCAGATCTGCTCGGCGGTGATGGCGCACTATGTGTTCGAGGCTGTGCATCCGTTCTATGACGGAAACGGCCGCACGGGACGCTACCTACTGGCGCTGGCGTTAAGCGATCCATTGTCTGTGAGTACTGCGTTGTCGCTCTCGCGTGTGATCGCCGAAAACAAGGAATCGTATTATCAGGCATTCAAGACTGTCCAACACCCCATGAACCATGGGGAGCTGACCTTCTTTGTCATGAGGATGCTCGAGTATGTGCTCGAGGCACAGGCCAACAACATCGAGAGGCTCGAGTTGAGGCGGGGACAAATGGAGGGCGCACGGAGTGCGGCACGTCTGGCTGTTGGCTCTGACGAGGTCAATGAGAAGGGGGGCGACCTCCTCTTTATGTTTGCCCAGGTCCAGCTGTTTGGATGGACCCCCGAGGTACTGCTTACCGATGCTGCCAACTACCTTAGTCTTTCGCCACAAATGGCAAGGAAACATCTGAAGACGCTGGAGGAAAAGGGACTCATAGAGACCCTGTCCCAAAGGCCCCTAAAGTTCCAGCTGTCTGCTCGAGGCCGGGGATTGATGGGGCTTCTGGAGGGGGAGTAG
- a CDS encoding sugar nucleotide-binding protein — translation MEFERELAVTESPIDGLYVVDLSVHGDDRGWFKENWQKAKMEAAGLPSFNPVQNNISFNADRGVTRGIHAEPWDKFISVACGSVFGAWVDLRPGKGFGTVFTCVIDSSVAVFVPRGVGNAFQALEDGTAYTYLVNAHWSAELKKTYTFVNLADPELAIQWPIPLEQCTLSEADRHHPFLADALAMGPRRTLVTGCNGQLGQAVRSLAEERGLAGFFDYCDIDTFDMSNPAAYDGIDWDLYGTVINCGAYTAVDAAETEEGRRTCWAANAQGPALLAATCAARGITLVHVSSDYVFDGVEELHGEDEPFGPLGVYGQSKAAGDLAVAVAPAYYILRSSWVVGRGKNFVRTMVALSDRVADGDDALERVTVVDDQIGALTFTDDMARAIFWLLGYREGDVEPSEPAPFGTYNLTGAGEAASWAEIARTVFEVRNGNGSAVVPVTTEAYYEGAKGPVAPRPHFSGLDLAKIRGTGFEPEPWRDTLAAYMEEL, via the coding sequence ATGGAGTTCGAGCGCGAGCTTGCGGTGACGGAGTCGCCCATCGACGGCCTGTACGTCGTCGACCTCTCGGTCCACGGCGACGACCGCGGGTGGTTCAAGGAGAACTGGCAGAAGGCAAAGATGGAGGCCGCGGGCCTGCCTTCGTTCAACCCGGTTCAAAACAACATCAGCTTCAACGCCGACCGCGGCGTCACCCGCGGCATCCATGCCGAGCCGTGGGACAAGTTCATCTCCGTAGCCTGCGGCTCCGTCTTTGGCGCCTGGGTGGACCTCCGGCCGGGCAAGGGCTTTGGCACGGTGTTCACGTGCGTCATCGACTCCTCGGTGGCCGTGTTCGTGCCCCGCGGCGTGGGCAACGCCTTCCAGGCCCTGGAGGACGGCACGGCCTACACCTACCTGGTGAACGCCCACTGGTCCGCCGAGCTCAAGAAGACCTACACCTTCGTGAACCTGGCCGACCCCGAGCTGGCCATCCAGTGGCCCATCCCGCTGGAGCAGTGCACGCTCTCCGAGGCCGACCGGCACCACCCCTTCCTGGCCGACGCCCTGGCCATGGGGCCCAGGCGCACCTTGGTCACCGGCTGCAACGGCCAGCTGGGCCAGGCCGTGCGGTCCCTGGCCGAGGAGCGCGGCCTGGCGGGGTTCTTTGACTACTGCGACATCGACACCTTCGACATGTCAAACCCCGCGGCCTACGACGGCATCGACTGGGACCTCTACGGCACGGTCATCAACTGCGGTGCCTACACGGCCGTGGATGCCGCCGAGACCGAGGAGGGGCGCCGCACCTGCTGGGCCGCCAACGCCCAGGGGCCGGCCCTGCTCGCCGCCACCTGCGCCGCCCGCGGCATCACGCTGGTGCACGTGAGCTCTGACTACGTGTTTGACGGGGTTGAGGAGCTCCATGGCGAGGACGAGCCCTTTGGTCCGCTGGGGGTCTACGGGCAGTCCAAGGCCGCCGGCGATCTGGCCGTGGCCGTGGCGCCGGCTTACTACATCCTGCGCAGCTCCTGGGTGGTGGGACGCGGCAAGAACTTTGTGCGCACCATGGTGGCCCTCTCCGACCGCGTGGCCGACGGCGACGACGCCCTGGAGCGGGTGACCGTGGTGGACGACCAGATCGGCGCCCTCACCTTTACCGACGACATGGCCCGGGCCATCTTCTGGCTGCTGGGGTACCGCGAGGGCGACGTGGAGCCGAGCGAGCCCGCGCCCTTTGGCACCTACAACCTCACCGGTGCTGGCGAGGCGGCGAGCTGGGCCGAGATCGCCCGGACGGTCTTTGAGGTGCGCAACGGTAACGGCAGCGCCGTCGTGCCGGTGACCACCGAGGCCTACTACGAGGGGGCGAAGGGCCCGGTGGCCCCGCGGCCGCACTTCTCGGGCCTGGACCTTGCCAAGATCCGCGGGACCGGCTTTGAGCCGGAGCCGTGGAGGGATACGCTGGCCGCGTACATGGAGGAGCTGTAG